From Diaminobutyricibacter sp. McL0608, one genomic window encodes:
- a CDS encoding NAD(P) transhydrogenase subunit alpha, producing the protein MSTELFTGITVFVLALLVGFEVISKIPSTLHTPMMSGANAIHGVVIVGAILTATAADTPIGYLLAGIASAFAAANVVGGYLVTDRMLRMFRAPKNRRPAETKESVK; encoded by the coding sequence GTGAGTACAGAACTCTTCACGGGAATCACTGTGTTCGTCCTGGCGCTTCTGGTCGGCTTCGAGGTGATCAGCAAGATCCCCTCGACGCTGCACACGCCGATGATGTCAGGGGCGAACGCCATCCATGGTGTCGTGATCGTCGGCGCCATCCTCACCGCGACCGCCGCGGACACCCCGATCGGCTACCTGCTGGCCGGGATCGCTTCGGCGTTCGCCGCGGCCAACGTGGTCGGCGGCTACCTCGTGACCGATCGGATGCTGCGGATGTTCCGGGCGCCGAAGAACCGACGGCCGGCCGAGACGAAGGAATCCGTGAAATGA
- a CDS encoding NAD(P)(+) transhydrogenase (Re/Si-specific) subunit beta yields MTPLELGTGLAYLAASVAFVVGLHLMRTPSTARRGNLLSASGMAVAIVATLVLAIAGSGSPTGWIVLAVGIAIGSVAGVLGATRVKMTAIPQLVSLFNAVGGGAAAAIALAEILTAPTSTTLDLSVSIPIVLDVLIGSVTFSGSLIAAGKLQGVVSGRSIRFFGSRVLNVLAIVIAIGAALAIILLPPGPVAVIGLLVAALAFGVLMVLPIGGADAPVVVSLLNAFTGLAVAMAGFVIGNEAMIIAGALVGAAGTILTLQMAAAMNRSVANILVGGFGAGSGGSAADAGEDADVRSLSADDVAIQLAYAQHVIIVPGYGLAAGQAQHEVAELAELLEQHGVDVKYAIHPVAGRMPGHMNVLLAEVAVPYDDLLQLEEANRAFENCDVALVVGANDVTNPAARRSGNPVSGMPILDVDHAKSVVVLKRSMSPGYAGIANELFSLPKTGMYFAEAKQGLSQLVSAVKQYVTN; encoded by the coding sequence ATGACTCCTCTCGAGCTCGGAACCGGCCTCGCCTATCTCGCTGCCTCGGTCGCGTTCGTGGTCGGCCTGCACCTCATGCGCACTCCGTCCACTGCGAGACGCGGCAACCTCCTGTCCGCGTCAGGGATGGCTGTCGCGATCGTCGCCACCCTGGTGCTCGCGATCGCCGGGTCGGGTTCGCCGACCGGCTGGATCGTGCTCGCCGTGGGCATCGCCATCGGCAGTGTCGCCGGCGTGCTCGGGGCGACTCGGGTGAAGATGACCGCGATCCCGCAGCTCGTCAGCCTCTTCAATGCGGTCGGCGGTGGAGCGGCAGCGGCGATCGCATTGGCCGAGATCCTCACAGCGCCCACGAGCACGACGCTGGACCTGAGCGTGTCGATCCCGATCGTGCTCGACGTGCTGATCGGTTCTGTGACGTTCTCCGGCTCGCTCATCGCCGCAGGCAAACTGCAGGGTGTGGTCTCCGGCAGGAGCATCCGGTTCTTCGGGTCCCGCGTCCTCAACGTGCTCGCCATCGTGATCGCCATCGGCGCCGCGCTGGCGATCATCCTGCTTCCACCCGGCCCCGTCGCCGTGATCGGCCTGCTCGTCGCCGCTCTCGCGTTCGGCGTGCTGATGGTCCTCCCGATCGGTGGGGCGGATGCTCCGGTCGTCGTCTCACTGCTCAACGCGTTCACGGGTCTCGCGGTCGCGATGGCCGGGTTCGTGATCGGCAACGAAGCCATGATCATCGCGGGCGCCCTCGTGGGCGCTGCGGGTACCATCCTGACCCTGCAGATGGCGGCGGCGATGAACCGGTCGGTGGCGAACATCCTGGTCGGTGGTTTCGGGGCTGGGTCCGGCGGATCCGCTGCCGACGCCGGGGAGGATGCCGATGTGCGCAGCCTCAGCGCCGACGATGTCGCCATCCAGCTCGCCTACGCCCAGCATGTGATCATCGTCCCGGGCTACGGGCTCGCAGCCGGTCAGGCGCAGCACGAAGTCGCCGAGCTGGCAGAGCTGCTCGAGCAGCACGGGGTCGACGTGAAGTACGCCATCCACCCGGTCGCCGGTCGCATGCCGGGGCACATGAACGTGCTCCTCGCCGAGGTGGCTGTCCCGTATGACGACCTGCTGCAGCTGGAGGAGGCCAACCGTGCCTTCGAGAACTGCGACGTCGCCCTCGTGGTCGGCGCGAACGATGTGACCAACCCTGCTGCCAGGCGCTCCGGCAACCCGGTGTCGGGGATGCCCATCCTCGACGTCGACCACGCGAAATCGGTGGTCGTGCTCAAGCGGTCGATGTCGCCCGGCTACGCGGGCATCGCCAACGAGCTCTTCAGCCTGCCGAAGACCGGCATGTACTTCGCCGAGGCGAAGCAGGGTCTCAGTCAGCTGGTCTCGGCGGTGAAGCAGTACGTGACCAACTGA
- a CDS encoding DUF6457 domain-containing protein → MTTLDEWLAALTEELGCEISPDLIPAVLDLARDAAHAIQRPAAPLSAYVAGYAAGLAQADQRAQAAIVERARVFAEGWPQPGD, encoded by the coding sequence ATGACCACGCTCGACGAATGGCTCGCGGCGCTCACCGAAGAACTCGGCTGCGAGATCTCGCCGGACCTGATTCCTGCGGTCCTCGATCTTGCACGGGATGCTGCACACGCCATCCAGCGACCCGCGGCCCCGCTCTCGGCATATGTCGCCGGCTATGCCGCGGGTCTCGCCCAGGCCGACCAGCGCGCGCAGGCCGCGATCGTCGAACGCGCGAGGGTGTTCGCCGAGGGCTGGCCGCAGCCGGGCGACTGA
- a CDS encoding NTP transferase domain-containing protein → MPARADVDAVILAGGRARRLGGLDKGALVFEGSTLVERALAAADGAAHRIVVGDAAPASVPPGVRVVREEPVHSGPASAVMAGVDALASAGSTATWALVIACDVVHSAEVTGVLLAGADAHPDADGFVPVDGDGHRQVLIGLYRVAALRAARDAIGGVADSSMKRLLESLRLVEVAVGAGATADVDTPEQAAALGIGLPPAPTLLAPTVADARLRAHELGAARLTGHRRLAVESAAGLTLADDVVAETAVPAFNNSAMDGWAVAGPGPWRLGEPIHAGDDIDESPLEEGTAHRIMTGAEVPPGTWAVVRREDGIDVAVPAGTPQLSLREGLPQPRGGHHIRPAGEEASAGEAVLRRGQVLTPPRLGLAAACGVDTVSVRNLPTVELVVVGDELVGAGTSGGGKIRDALTPQLIPLIESIGGRATGAARVGDHAPDIETAIQRSAADVIVVTGGTSLGDADHTRAVLNGLGARLLIDGILSRPGRPALVAHLESGSLVICLPGNPLAAMLASLVLLCPMLDGMLGRPLNPLPQVRLGSGIPNPRPGALLVPSRMTPDGSAAPADWTDSGMLRGLALADLVAVVPPGGTPADDLVDALPLPWNRKDPV, encoded by the coding sequence GTGCCGGCGAGAGCCGACGTGGATGCGGTCATCCTCGCGGGCGGTCGCGCCCGGAGGCTCGGCGGCCTCGACAAGGGCGCGCTCGTCTTCGAGGGGAGCACCCTTGTGGAGCGCGCGCTCGCGGCCGCGGATGGCGCGGCCCATCGCATCGTGGTCGGCGACGCGGCTCCCGCGAGCGTGCCTCCTGGCGTGCGGGTCGTCCGGGAGGAGCCCGTCCACTCGGGTCCGGCCAGCGCTGTGATGGCGGGCGTCGACGCTCTGGCCTCCGCCGGTTCGACGGCGACCTGGGCGCTTGTGATCGCCTGCGACGTGGTACATTCCGCGGAGGTGACGGGCGTGCTCCTGGCGGGGGCGGATGCGCATCCGGACGCCGACGGATTCGTTCCGGTCGACGGGGACGGACACCGCCAGGTTCTGATCGGGCTGTACCGTGTCGCTGCGCTTCGCGCCGCGCGCGATGCGATCGGCGGGGTCGCAGACAGCTCGATGAAGCGGCTTCTCGAATCGCTGCGCCTGGTGGAGGTCGCGGTCGGCGCGGGCGCGACCGCCGATGTCGACACTCCGGAGCAGGCGGCGGCGCTCGGCATCGGGCTTCCGCCGGCTCCGACGTTGCTGGCGCCCACGGTGGCGGATGCTCGGCTCCGGGCGCACGAACTCGGGGCGGCACGGCTGACCGGTCACCGCCGACTCGCGGTGGAATCCGCGGCAGGCCTCACTCTCGCCGACGATGTCGTCGCCGAGACAGCCGTTCCGGCGTTCAACAATTCGGCCATGGACGGCTGGGCGGTGGCGGGCCCCGGCCCGTGGCGGCTCGGGGAGCCGATCCACGCCGGCGACGACATCGACGAGTCGCCACTGGAGGAGGGCACCGCCCACCGGATCATGACGGGCGCTGAAGTTCCGCCCGGCACCTGGGCTGTGGTGCGCCGGGAGGACGGCATCGACGTCGCAGTGCCGGCCGGCACCCCGCAGCTCTCCCTTCGGGAAGGCCTGCCGCAGCCCCGCGGTGGTCACCACATCCGGCCCGCAGGTGAGGAGGCGTCAGCGGGCGAGGCCGTGCTTCGTCGCGGCCAGGTCCTCACGCCGCCGCGCCTCGGGCTCGCAGCCGCGTGCGGTGTCGACACCGTGTCCGTGCGCAACCTGCCGACCGTCGAACTGGTGGTCGTCGGCGACGAACTCGTCGGTGCCGGCACTTCCGGCGGCGGCAAGATCCGGGATGCGCTCACGCCGCAGCTCATACCGCTGATCGAGAGCATCGGCGGGCGCGCCACCGGTGCGGCACGCGTCGGCGACCACGCACCCGACATCGAGACGGCGATCCAGCGCAGCGCGGCAGACGTGATCGTCGTCACGGGTGGCACATCGCTGGGCGATGCCGACCACACCCGGGCGGTGCTGAACGGCCTGGGCGCCCGCCTCCTGATCGACGGAATCCTGTCGCGTCCGGGCCGACCGGCGTTGGTCGCCCACCTCGAGAGCGGCAGCCTGGTGATCTGTCTTCCGGGCAACCCGCTCGCAGCGATGCTGGCGTCCCTGGTCCTCCTGTGCCCGATGCTCGACGGAATGCTCGGGCGGCCCCTGAACCCTCTGCCGCAGGTGCGGCTCGGGTCGGGCATCCCCAATCCCCGTCCTGGGGCGTTGCTGGTACCGTCCCGCATGACGCCCGATGGATCAGCGGCGCCGGCCGACTGGACCGACTCCGGCATGCTCCGCGGTCTCGCGCTGGCAGACCTTGTCGCGGTCGTGCCGCCCGGCGGCACTCCGGCCGATGACCTCGTGGATGCGCTTCCCTTGCCCTGGAACCGAAAGGACCCCGTATGA
- a CDS encoding FdhF/YdeP family oxidoreductase, which translates to MTKKPLDDGTDYPDLTVGPSKHEAAGIPGILYSMEPAFAKLGPARTAKLLTAINQKDGFDCMSCAWPDPDKRKTLEFCENGAKAVTWEATPVTVPTSFWAENSVTDLLEKSEYWLGMQGRLVEPVFKPAGEDHYRPVSWDEAFGLVADTLNGLDSPDRAAFYTSGRTANETAFLYQLFVRAFGTNNLPDCSNMCHESTGTALTETIGIGKSTIAYDDFEHTDLIIIMGQNPGTNHPRMLTALEDAKRSGASIVAVNPLPEAGLIRYKNPQTVRGLVGHGTALADQFLQIRSGGDMALLQAVGKRVLEAEEASPGTVLDHEFLDRYTLGLEELKAHLADLDEADVLTATGLTSDEIDELADRYIKADRTIITWAMGLTQQKKAVETLRELINLLLLRGNIGKPGAGASPIRGHSNVQGDRTMGIWEQMPDKFMDALQSEFGFDPPRTHGTDALQTIEGMQRGEISVFIAMGGNFVSAISDTAAAEAAMRGTDLSVQVSTKLNRSHVVTGRAALIMPTLGRTEVDIQESGAQFVSVEDSVCAVHGSHGRVPPVAPGILSEIAIVCRLARATIGDRFGIDWTGFEGDYDLIRDHISHVVPGFENFNKDVRRKGGFVLPNGPRDSRTFNTATGKAMITVNRLEPIERPEGRLILQTVRAHDQFNTTIYSLNDRYRGIRKGRDVIFVNPDDIAELGLADGQRVDIFSEWKDEPDRVLRNYRVVSYPTAKGCAAAYYPEANVLIPLASAAERSNTPVSKAILVRLEPVE; encoded by the coding sequence GTGACGAAGAAGCCGCTCGACGACGGGACGGACTACCCCGATCTCACCGTCGGTCCGAGCAAGCACGAGGCCGCTGGCATCCCCGGGATCCTCTATTCGATGGAGCCCGCCTTCGCCAAGCTCGGACCCGCCCGCACTGCGAAGCTGCTGACGGCGATCAACCAGAAGGACGGCTTCGACTGCATGAGCTGCGCCTGGCCCGACCCGGACAAGCGCAAGACCCTCGAATTCTGCGAGAACGGGGCCAAGGCGGTGACGTGGGAGGCGACACCGGTCACCGTGCCGACGAGCTTCTGGGCCGAGAACTCCGTCACCGACCTGCTCGAGAAGTCGGAATACTGGCTCGGGATGCAGGGGCGGCTCGTCGAGCCGGTCTTCAAACCGGCGGGCGAAGACCATTACCGCCCGGTGTCCTGGGACGAGGCGTTCGGTCTGGTCGCCGACACCCTGAACGGGCTCGACTCTCCCGACCGCGCCGCCTTCTATACGAGCGGCCGCACCGCCAACGAGACGGCGTTCCTCTACCAGCTGTTCGTGCGCGCGTTCGGCACGAACAATCTTCCCGACTGCTCGAACATGTGCCACGAGTCGACGGGGACCGCCCTCACCGAGACGATCGGCATCGGAAAATCGACGATCGCCTACGACGACTTCGAGCACACCGACCTGATCATCATCATGGGCCAGAACCCGGGCACGAACCATCCCCGGATGCTCACCGCACTCGAGGATGCGAAACGCTCGGGCGCCTCGATCGTCGCGGTGAACCCGCTGCCGGAGGCGGGCCTCATCCGGTACAAGAACCCGCAGACCGTGCGCGGGCTGGTCGGGCACGGCACCGCGCTGGCGGACCAGTTCCTGCAGATCCGCTCTGGTGGCGACATGGCGCTCCTGCAGGCCGTCGGCAAGCGCGTGCTCGAGGCCGAGGAGGCCAGCCCCGGCACGGTGCTCGACCACGAGTTCCTCGATCGATACACGCTCGGCCTCGAGGAGCTCAAGGCGCACCTGGCGGACCTCGACGAAGCCGACGTCCTCACGGCCACCGGGTTGACCTCGGACGAGATCGACGAACTCGCCGACCGCTACATCAAGGCCGACCGCACGATCATCACCTGGGCGATGGGGCTGACGCAGCAGAAGAAAGCGGTCGAGACGCTGCGCGAGCTGATCAACCTGCTGCTCCTGCGCGGCAATATCGGAAAACCCGGCGCCGGGGCGTCGCCGATCCGCGGCCACAGCAATGTGCAGGGCGACCGCACGATGGGCATCTGGGAGCAGATGCCCGACAAATTCATGGATGCGCTCCAAAGCGAGTTCGGTTTCGACCCGCCGCGCACGCACGGAACGGATGCGCTCCAGACGATCGAGGGCATGCAGCGGGGGGAGATCTCCGTCTTCATCGCGATGGGCGGCAACTTCGTCAGCGCGATCTCCGACACTGCGGCCGCCGAGGCGGCGATGCGCGGCACCGACCTGTCGGTCCAGGTCTCGACCAAGCTGAACCGCTCGCACGTCGTGACCGGCCGCGCGGCGCTCATCATGCCGACGCTGGGACGCACCGAGGTGGACATCCAGGAGTCGGGCGCGCAGTTCGTCTCCGTCGAGGACAGTGTGTGTGCCGTCCACGGGTCGCACGGTCGCGTTCCTCCGGTCGCCCCGGGCATCCTCTCCGAGATCGCGATCGTCTGCCGGCTCGCACGCGCGACCATCGGCGACCGGTTCGGCATCGACTGGACCGGTTTCGAGGGTGACTACGACCTCATCCGCGACCACATCAGCCATGTCGTGCCCGGTTTCGAGAACTTCAACAAGGATGTCCGTCGCAAGGGCGGCTTCGTCCTTCCCAACGGCCCCCGCGACTCCCGCACGTTCAACACGGCGACCGGCAAGGCGATGATCACAGTCAACCGGCTGGAGCCGATCGAGCGGCCGGAGGGCAGGCTCATTCTGCAGACCGTGCGTGCGCACGACCAGTTCAACACGACGATCTACAGCCTCAACGACCGCTACCGGGGCATCAGGAAGGGTCGCGACGTCATCTTCGTGAATCCTGACGACATCGCCGAGCTCGGCCTGGCAGACGGCCAGCGCGTCGACATCTTCAGCGAGTGGAAGGACGAGCCGGACCGGGTGCTCCGCAACTATCGGGTGGTCTCGTATCCGACGGCGAAGGGATGCGCTGCCGCGTACTATCCGGAGGCCAACGTGCTGATTCCGCTGGCGAGCGCCGCCGAACGCAGCAACACGCCGGTCTCGAAGGCGATCCTCGTGCGCCTCGAGCCGGTCGAGTGA
- the fdhD gene encoding formate dehydrogenase accessory sulfurtransferase FdhD encodes MGRITARRRVTRITVGSPPSRREDVLAVEEPLEIRVGGTALAITMRTPGHDFELAAGFLVSEGVISRSEHFGAARYCASVTPGGENTYNVLDVTLGQGVAAPDPSLERNFYTTSSCGLCGKASIDAVRTLSAHPVRDDGMRIPAELLVTFPDRLREGQDVFDKTGGLHAAALFDGATGELLVLREDVGRHNAVDKVIGWAVTNDRLPLSGTVLMVSGRASFELAQKASMAGIPLLAAVSAPSSLAIELAAEIGMTVVGFLRGNSMVVYNADERILQPEPAEKVTAA; translated from the coding sequence ATGGGCCGGATCACGGCGCGCCGTCGCGTCACTCGAATCACTGTGGGTTCCCCTCCGTCGCGTCGTGAGGACGTGCTCGCGGTCGAGGAGCCACTCGAGATCAGGGTCGGCGGTACGGCACTCGCCATCACGATGCGCACGCCGGGCCACGATTTCGAGTTGGCCGCGGGCTTTCTGGTCTCCGAGGGCGTGATCAGCCGGAGCGAGCATTTCGGCGCGGCGCGGTACTGCGCGAGCGTGACACCGGGCGGCGAGAACACCTACAACGTGCTCGATGTGACGCTCGGCCAGGGGGTGGCGGCGCCCGATCCGAGCCTCGAACGCAACTTCTACACGACGAGCTCGTGCGGGCTGTGCGGCAAGGCCAGCATCGACGCGGTTCGCACGCTCTCCGCGCATCCGGTGCGGGACGACGGGATGCGCATCCCGGCCGAGCTTCTGGTGACGTTCCCGGACCGCTTGCGGGAAGGCCAGGATGTGTTCGACAAGACGGGCGGACTGCACGCGGCTGCGCTGTTCGACGGTGCGACCGGCGAGCTGCTGGTGCTCCGAGAGGATGTGGGCCGCCACAACGCGGTCGACAAGGTGATCGGCTGGGCGGTCACGAACGATCGGCTGCCGCTGAGCGGAACCGTGCTGATGGTGTCTGGCCGCGCGAGTTTCGAGCTGGCGCAGAAGGCGTCGATGGCGGGCATCCCGCTCCTGGCTGCCGTGTCGGCACCGTCGTCGCTCGCCATCGAACTGGCGGCGGAGATCGGGATGACCGTGGTCGGCTTCCTGCGCGGCAACTCGATGGTCGTCTACAACGCGGATGAGCGCATCCTGCAGCCGGAACCCGCAGAGAAGGTGACGGCAGCGTGA
- a CDS encoding DUF488 domain-containing protein has protein sequence MTIQLKRAYDSAEPQDGFRVLVDRLWPRGVSKGRAAIDLWAKEVAPTPQLREWFGHDPARFAEFRVRYVAELEQNSAVRDLRDLTGQHPVVTLVYGARDEVHNHAVVLADYLA, from the coding sequence ATGACGATCCAGCTCAAGCGGGCGTACGACTCTGCGGAACCGCAGGACGGCTTCCGGGTCCTCGTCGACCGGCTCTGGCCACGCGGTGTCTCCAAAGGCCGTGCGGCGATCGATCTCTGGGCGAAGGAGGTGGCGCCGACTCCGCAGCTCCGCGAGTGGTTCGGCCACGATCCGGCGCGTTTCGCCGAATTCCGGGTGCGCTATGTCGCCGAACTCGAGCAGAACAGCGCCGTCCGCGACCTCCGTGACCTGACCGGCCAGCATCCGGTCGTCACGCTCGTCTACGGCGCCAGGGACGAAGTGCACAACCATGCCGTCGTCCTCGCCGACTACCTCGCCTAG
- a CDS encoding phosphotransferase translates to MPSREVLAAFGASETPVALPGGRGKSWRSGSLVLKPIDTPLEALDWMDVTVRAASVGGMRLSLPVRSESGALLVDGWTAFPFLEGSHPVGDWQLRAEVARLFASTLSPLPRPSFLGVPRTHAWAQADRMAWKEEALDAAPPFGDSLAALLEAWRPVSARDTLIHGDITGNVVVAPGLAPAVIDLTFYWRPVEYSVAILAVDAVCFEDAPLALLQTIDPHPDFDQFLVRAVLFRMGTDALLKVADTGRYREAAAFILERAGRRREAEA, encoded by the coding sequence ATGCCGTCTCGTGAAGTCCTCGCCGCGTTCGGGGCGAGCGAGACGCCTGTGGCCCTCCCCGGCGGTCGCGGAAAGTCGTGGCGGAGCGGATCCCTCGTCCTCAAGCCGATCGACACCCCGCTCGAAGCGCTGGACTGGATGGATGTGACAGTGCGCGCCGCTTCGGTCGGAGGCATGCGGCTCTCGCTCCCCGTCCGGAGCGAGAGCGGCGCGCTGCTCGTCGACGGGTGGACGGCGTTCCCGTTCCTCGAGGGGAGCCATCCCGTCGGGGACTGGCAGCTGCGAGCGGAGGTCGCACGACTGTTCGCCTCGACGCTTTCGCCTCTCCCCCGACCGTCCTTCCTCGGCGTGCCGCGCACGCATGCCTGGGCGCAGGCCGATCGCATGGCCTGGAAGGAGGAAGCACTGGATGCCGCGCCACCGTTCGGCGACTCGCTGGCCGCCCTGTTGGAGGCGTGGCGCCCGGTGTCGGCCCGGGACACCCTCATCCACGGCGATATCACTGGAAACGTCGTGGTCGCGCCCGGGCTCGCGCCCGCCGTCATCGATCTCACGTTCTATTGGCGTCCGGTCGAATACTCCGTCGCCATCCTCGCGGTCGACGCGGTGTGTTTCGAGGATGCCCCGCTCGCGCTGCTGCAGACGATCGACCCCCACCCGGATTTCGACCAGTTCCTGGTCAGGGCGGTGCTGTTCCGCATGGGAACGGACGCGCTGCTGAAGGTGGCCGACACCGGCCGCTACCGCGAAGCCGCTGCGTTCATCCTCGAGCGGGCCGGGAGGCGTCGTGAAGCTGAAGCTTGA
- a CDS encoding Smr/MutS family protein: MKLKLDLHEIYNNGAEIDRALRAIIDEAVAKKAPLVEIIPGKGSGQLKKRVLRFLDQKEIKALYHRVEKDTDNFGRIFVHFRWK; encoded by the coding sequence GTGAAGCTGAAGCTTGACCTGCACGAGATCTACAACAACGGCGCCGAGATCGATCGGGCGCTGCGCGCGATCATCGACGAGGCGGTCGCCAAGAAGGCGCCCCTGGTCGAGATCATTCCCGGCAAAGGGTCCGGCCAGCTGAAGAAGCGGGTGCTCCGCTTTCTCGACCAGAAAGAGATCAAGGCGCTCTACCACCGGGTCGAGAAGGACACCGACAATTTCGGGCGGATCTTCGTGCACTTCCGCTGGAAGTGA
- a CDS encoding MFS transporter, producing MPVASVWRPGTVRTAAGGLVALTVATFLAVTTEMLPVGLLRPMGAAVGVSDSITGLLVTVYAFMVAALAVPLTLSTARFSRKGLLLVTLVAYTVSNALVAVAPNFAVLAAGRALGGIAHALFFSVSIGYASRLVQPAFTGRALALVTAGASAGFVLGVPLSTSLGTALGWRAAFGVLAGVCAVTVVIVALLLPAVPGGGSSHKGAGAALRRVRLAIVSTVNAVVYLGQFTVYTYISVLLLTAGLSAAGVGPVLLGVGAVGLLGLWFAGANLDRRPRVTVTLLLGVITVGLIALGAMFPALAGVVAAAALWGAGFGGVASVFQTAAIRTWGASPEVIGALVNSTANIGIGGGAAIGAAVLAGPGIGWLPYVGAALVLAGLIIVVVARQSFPASP from the coding sequence ATGCCTGTCGCGTCGGTCTGGCGACCCGGAACCGTGCGCACCGCCGCTGGGGGTCTCGTCGCGCTGACCGTTGCGACCTTCCTCGCCGTCACGACGGAGATGCTTCCGGTCGGCCTTCTCCGGCCGATGGGCGCTGCGGTCGGGGTGTCCGACTCGATCACGGGGCTTCTCGTCACGGTCTACGCGTTCATGGTCGCGGCTCTCGCCGTGCCGCTGACCCTCTCGACGGCACGCTTCTCACGCAAGGGCCTCCTTCTGGTCACGCTGGTCGCATACACCGTGAGCAACGCCCTCGTCGCCGTCGCGCCGAATTTCGCCGTGCTCGCCGCCGGCCGTGCGCTCGGCGGCATCGCCCACGCACTGTTCTTCTCGGTCAGCATCGGGTACGCCTCCCGCCTGGTGCAGCCGGCCTTCACGGGCCGCGCCCTCGCTCTCGTCACAGCCGGAGCATCCGCTGGTTTCGTGCTGGGCGTGCCCTTGTCGACCTCGCTGGGAACGGCGTTGGGATGGCGGGCCGCGTTCGGTGTGCTGGCGGGCGTCTGCGCGGTCACGGTCGTGATCGTGGCTCTGCTTCTGCCCGCCGTGCCTGGTGGAGGGAGCAGCCACAAGGGAGCGGGAGCGGCGCTGCGCCGAGTGCGGCTGGCGATCGTCTCGACGGTGAATGCGGTCGTCTACCTCGGACAGTTCACGGTCTACACCTACATCTCGGTCCTCCTGCTGACGGCCGGCCTCTCAGCTGCCGGCGTCGGTCCCGTCCTCCTCGGGGTCGGAGCCGTCGGCCTGCTCGGTCTCTGGTTCGCAGGAGCGAACCTCGATCGTCGCCCGCGCGTGACGGTGACCCTCCTGCTCGGCGTCATCACCGTCGGGCTGATTGCGCTCGGCGCGATGTTCCCTGCCCTGGCCGGCGTCGTGGCGGCCGCAGCGCTCTGGGGTGCGGGCTTCGGGGGCGTGGCCTCCGTGTTCCAGACGGCGGCGATCCGCACCTGGGGTGCGTCACCCGAAGTGATCGGCGCGCTCGTCAATTCGACGGCGAACATCGGTATCGGCGGAGGTGCGGCGATCGGAGCGGCTGTGCTGGCCGGCCCGGGAATCGGCTGGCTGCCCTACGTCGGTGCGGCATTGGTGCTCGCCGGGTTGATCATCGTCGTCGTCGCGCGCCAGTCGTTCCCCGCGTCCCCGTAG
- a CDS encoding amidohydrolase family protein — translation MNQSDWDELEALQLKSWTPRSQLSVPATDVPRSAVPSVDVHNHLGRWLNDGEWMYDDVSDLIDIMDESNVRTLVNLDGMWGDELSENIERYDAAYPGRFATFCQLEWAKLAEPDGADRLIASLDDSKRRGARGVKVWKNLGLSVRDSDGALILPDDPRVIRVLEHAGRLGLPVLIHVADPKAFFAPLDETNERIDELRGQRDWWFGDTDVYPTFDRLVDGLARLVIATPGTTYIGAHVGCVGEDLDWVERLFEQAPNFHVDMGGRMAEIGRQPRRFAALVRRFPERVLFGTDIYPVSAEAYALYFRFLETEDESFDYAPDEAIPPQGRWTVSALGLDAQALAAVYAENARRILSLDD, via the coding sequence GTGAATCAATCCGACTGGGATGAACTCGAAGCCTTGCAATTGAAGTCCTGGACGCCGCGCTCGCAACTGAGCGTGCCTGCGACAGATGTCCCACGCAGCGCCGTGCCGTCCGTCGACGTTCACAATCACCTCGGCCGTTGGCTGAACGATGGAGAGTGGATGTACGACGACGTGTCGGATCTGATCGACATCATGGACGAATCGAACGTGAGGACGCTCGTCAACCTCGACGGGATGTGGGGGGATGAGCTCAGTGAGAACATCGAGCGATACGACGCCGCCTACCCCGGGCGTTTCGCCACCTTCTGCCAGCTCGAGTGGGCGAAGCTGGCCGAACCCGACGGGGCCGACCGGTTGATCGCATCCCTCGACGACAGCAAGCGGCGGGGGGCGCGTGGTGTGAAGGTCTGGAAGAACCTCGGACTGTCCGTTCGGGACAGCGACGGGGCACTGATCCTGCCTGACGATCCTCGTGTGATCCGGGTGCTCGAGCACGCGGGTCGTCTGGGACTGCCGGTGCTCATCCATGTCGCGGACCCGAAGGCGTTCTTCGCCCCGCTCGACGAGACCAACGAGCGCATCGACGAGTTGCGCGGCCAGCGGGACTGGTGGTTCGGCGACACGGACGTCTACCCGACGTTCGACCGGCTGGTCGACGGGTTAGCGCGGCTCGTGATCGCGACACCCGGAACCACCTACATCGGTGCGCATGTCGGCTGTGTCGGCGAAGACCTGGATTGGGTCGAACGACTCTTCGAGCAGGCTCCGAACTTCCACGTCGACATGGGCGGCCGGATGGCCGAGATCGGTCGGCAGCCGCGCAGGTTCGCCGCACTCGTGAGGCGATTCCCTGAACGTGTCCTGTTCGGCACCGACATCTACCCCGTCTCCGCTGAGGCGTACGCGCTCTACTTCCGCTTTCTCGAGACGGAGGACGAGTCGTTCGATTACGCGCCGGATGAGGCGATACCTCCGCAGGGACGATGGACGGTGTCTGCGCTCGGGCTGGATGCGCAGGCGCTCGCCGCGGTCTACGCAGAGAACGCCCGGCGGATCCTCTCGCTGGACGACTGA